The genomic DNA AGCACCACCACGGAGCGACGGACCTCCTGAATACAGTTTTACGACGGCCGCCCCTCGTTGTTCTTGCAGGTGATGTAGGATCCGGAAAATCAGAACTGGCCGAAACCATCGGCGATGCTGTGGCACGACAGGAAAAAATCGAGATTACTCTTTTCCCGCTTAGCCTCTCTACCCGCGGACAAGGGCGGGTCGGGGAAATGACACAGCTCTTATCAGCCGCGTTCGATTACACAGTCGAAGAAGCCACCAAACTGAAAGGTACCTCTAACCGATCGCGAGGCGCTATTCTACTTCTCGTCGATGAGGCAGACGCCATCGCGCAATCAAGGGAAGCCGCCCAGATGCATCACGAAGACCGCGCTGGCGTGAATGCATTCATTCGCGGCATCGACCGTATCGGCAACGGTCGCCTTCCCGCCGCCGTCATCATGTGTACTAACAGGCTCGGATCGCTCGACCCTGCCGTGAAACGGCGAGCGGCAGACATTCTCGCCTTTGACCGCCCCAATGAGTTGCAACGTCATGCAGTCCTGGACCGGCCACTCAAGCAGCTTGGCTTTTCACAAACGAGCATAACCGCAATCGTAACTGCCACGGGTGTTGTTAAGGGGCGTGATCACGGCTTCACCTTTTCAGATCTGACTCAGCGCCTTCTCCCTGCCATTGTATTGGATGCATACCCTGATCAAGCTGTCGTCCCTCAGCGCGCGCTAGCAATTGCAGAATCGATAATGCCAACACCTCCATTCCAAGAAAAGGTCATAGAATGACGTGGCCATTTCACCACTCATGCCGCTGAGAGCAATGAGACGATATCGAGTGAGCATCTCAACGTCCGGACTGTATAGCGCCGGTATTTGCCATCGAGTTTCAAACATGCCTGATCAATTGCAGATTCGTTTTTAGGAAAATGAGCCTTATGGAGCACCCTACCCAAATCTTATTCATTCTAAACGTTGATGGAGATGTTTCCGAATCGGAGCTACTCCCACTCCTCACTCCCAATCGATACGAGCTTCTTCCGTTTCGTCTCAGCGACTTTGGCGCCGCAGCTGTCCTGCGTGAAGGTGGAAAACGATTGCCGGTAGATTGGAATGGTCATGCCGATGCCATCGAGCGAATGATTTCGGTTGCGCGAGACAAGAATCGCGAACTCGGGCGACCTACCGAATTCTATGCTACCGGGCTAGCACCCCTTCCTCTTTTCGCACATCTCGGGTGTGAGTTGTCTGCGTGGGCAGCCCCCCTGGTGCTCCTCAATCGTCGAAAAGCGGAGCAGTGGGATGTGTTGCCGCTCGTTGGGTCGGAAGTAGAAAAGAGCGGCCAGTTTTTTGATGTCATGGAAGGTCTTTCGACAGGTGGGCCTGCAGTAGGGACTGGACACGTCGCATTGTTTGTCTCGACGATCGGTCAGCCAGCACCACAGGACGCAATCAGAACTGCGTTACGTGAGGACGGAAAGGGTCTCGCTGGGGTGGTCGAGATAAGAACCAGTAGCCTCCGATATCTTGATAGTACAAATTCTGCGAATGCCTCAGAGCAACTGACGATGTTTCTGTCACAAATCGCAGGAGCCTACCCGCATGCTGCAGGAGTCGCTGTGTTTATTGCTGGTCCTGCTCCGCTCGCTCATATCGTCGGACGAGCAATAAACCCCAATCAATTTGCCGAGATCTTATTCGCTTATTATGAGGCGCCTCGCTATGAGATTGTTCTGCGACGGCCACGGCCAGGGAGACGTATTCGACCGATCAGTATGGAACAGAGCGATAAACTTGTGCGAACGAGTGTCCTGGAAGAAATGAAGAAGGGAATTGAGGATATCCGTGCGACGGTCCAAGCAGAAGATCTTCCTGAGTTCATGGGGAGCGAAGGCAAGTCCCAGTTCCTGAATAATCTACGGAGAGTTGCCTTGCCGAGTTGTCCAGAGGGTGAGTCTTTTGAACTCCACGTGCTTCAGGGACGAATGATTCTGGGGCATGGTCTTCTCGAAGCCCTCCGAGACTGCAGTCTGGAAAGTGTCCGTCGTATTGCTGCGCTGTTCTTCCTCCACGAGGTCTATCATTTTGATCAAAACCTGCAGTCGACCAACTATCTCAATATTGGTCGAGCCGGTGTCGTATTGGAAGAACTCGACTTTTGGGCTGACGCCGTCGCGGTTTACGTCCTGACTAGGCGAGACATTCGCCTTAGCCAACCGGATGATCGTGATGCAGCCAGTCGCTGCCTTTCTGCAAATGTGGAGGGGGTGCTGAATGGCATCGAGGCGTTCGATCGATTCGAGCATGGGAATCGTATTGATCGGTTGGCAGAACGACGTCTTCGCCGGTACTTGATATGGCATCTTGAGCTAGCACGTGCACGAACACGACCAGAGACTGGCGGAGAGATCGAGCGCATGCTCACTGAGCGTTTGATTGTCGAACTTGCTCCCCTCGCTGGTCCGGTTGATGTTCGTTCAGAAAAAATTGTCAGCCGACCGTTTCCCACAACTGAACTCTATGTCGTGTTAGGGAAAAGGCTCTTCCGTTTTCCGCCCAATGCCTACGTCGATCCTGGAGTCGTCATCGAATCCGTTCGTAGTTTTGCTCGTGAAACTCTTGCGTCCACTATGGATCATGTTGTGGGCCAGCATGGTCAGGACTTTGCCCCCTGGGTTCTGAAAACGCGGTAGAAACATCGGATCCTCCGCGAGCTTAGGAAATTATTTCAACTGAGGTTAGTACATGGCAGCAGAAGAATTCTTGTCGAATCTTGCCAGAAAGTGGGAGCCTACAGAGTTGCAAAAGCAAGAGGTGGCTGCTAGCCAGCGTCACCTTCGAGAACTCCTCCACGAGTCGAGACTCCCCGTACTGGATTCGTATCTCTCTGGATCATATTCCCGAGACACCGCACTGCGCCCTATCGACGATGTTGATATTGTGTTTATCGTAGAGCCCTCTCACTGGAGTCAGTGGCCGTCATTGTGGCGTCCTGAACCATATGAAGTACTCGACAGCTTTGCGAGGGCCATTCGTCATCGGTATACACTGTCGTCAGTGTATGGGCAGCGGCGGTCTGTAAACCTTCGTCTTTCAGATCTTGACATAGATGTGGTTCCTGCGTTGAGTGCAAACGAACACTCATCAGCGATCTATGTCCCGGACCGTCAAGCAAGGACATGGATTTTAAGCAATCCCAAAGAGCATGCGCGACAAGCGACACAAGTAAATCGATCTCGAGATGGACAGCTAAAACCTTTAGTCAAACTGCTTAAGCTTTGGAATCGTCAATTGCCGTCGACGGCGCAGGTAAAGTCGTTTCTATTGGAAACTATGGCCCTTCGTATTTTTAGGCGGTATGGAATTCCGTCGCTTGAAGAGGGCCTTGTGAGGTTTTGGGACCATATGGCCTATGCCGCAGGCGAGGATACGGTACTCCAGTGGGAGTCGGTAGGAATCGGCCTATCTGGGTGGTCAACATCTGTGCCTGATGTAGCGGAAACGGGAGGTGATGTTGCTGGAGGCCTTGATTCGGAGTGTCGTCAAAAGTTTGTACAACGAGCGATCAGCTCACGAGACAAAGCACTAGCGAGCCTACGGGCTAGAAACAACTCGTATGCTGTAGATCACTGGAAGCGTGCGTTTCATCTTCTTTGATCAGTCGTCCCAACAAAGGAAGGACACGCCTGATCTATCTCGCTGCACATGAACTACTGAAGGAGGGCTATTGGTTAAACAGGTACGTGAATCATCTTGGCAATCAAGAAACCTGTCACCATTTCTGCCTCGCGAGCCCTACTTCAACTTAGTCCCAGGACTCTCCGCGTAGACCTTCAATGACCTTCACCATTTGTCTCAATTCACCGGTGATAAACTCTCCAAACCTGGCGCTAATGCGCTGCTTAAGATCCTCGATGTCATTTTCATCGTACTCTTTCTTCGTCACCCAATTTTCACTATGGAATGACCACCAGCGTGGGTAATACTTTGTTCCAGCACGATTGAATACAGTTGGTTGCTTGGAAATAAAGGCATAAATGCGCTTACGGGTTTCCTGTCGACCAGGCCCGAGTAATAGTTTGAGTTTGATCCCGCCTCCTGACTGGTCAATCTCAATAAGAATCATACGTTTGGACAGAGTCCACCCCTCTCCGTGTAGGGGAAGAAAGTCCAGAGACTTGGGCATGAAACGGATATAGGATTTGGAACTGTAGTCTGCCTGCAAATGCGCTACGTTTCCGATCAAGCCGATAAGATAGTCCTTAAGCTCAGACGCTCGGTCCGGTTGATATTCGAACAAGATCTCGAGAGCACGCCTGTGCGTCTTGTAGATCTTTTCACACAGCGTTTGAATTTCTGAAGCTTCCACGATATGCCTCCTCAGCATCTCAACATACGACTCCATGAATGCGCTTACAGAAGGATGCATCTGATCCTGTCGTCTTTTGATCGTATCGCTCACTAGCCGTATGAGATCTGGGTATCCAAGGGCAATGAAAGCCCCATCGGAGGCTATTTCGCTATCGACAGTCAGATACACCAAGAATTTGTGATGCTGTGGAAACTGCTTCTCTATAAGACTTCGGTATCGATTGAGCTGATCGCTGTGCTCACTGCTGTCTACTTTGTTTTCAATGAGCACTATAAGCTTGTGGGTATCGTCACGGATGAGGAGATCGATGTTGTTCCACTCAGTCAATACCTGGGTGGTCATGTAGGACCAGCTGTCCAAATCTACAACAGACAAGCTGGCCGGCTGATTGGATATCGAGGCAATATATTTCACGAACTGGCGTAGAAAGTAGGGGCCCAGGCCATGTGTTTCTGAAGGATCTAAAAGCCATCGCAGAAAACAAGAGTGACGGGTTTCCTGTCGGGTCCACCTCATTGCGACGAAGGGGTTAAATTCGTCGAGAATTGCCTCAAGCCGCTCAAGGTCTGGGTTATCAAGAACGAACCGTTCCAGCAGAGCGACTTCTTCTGCTTTCATAGCGCTCCGCCTACGGTATCCGATAGATCAGCGTGGTCGCCGTCTGAGCCAATCATGTCTCTTCACCTTCATCCCAATACTGCGTGTGGCAGTGCTGATGCCACACGCGGCGAAAGAGGAAAGAGCTTCCGTCGAGGGTATCCCACTTTGATTCAACCTCGACGTTCTCCTGCCCATCGGAGATTGCTACTCCGCAAAATGCACACGCTTGGGTCCAGCCCTTTGCAGGGACAGCCATGACGAAATTGAGATTCATTCGCCCTCAGCTCACAGCAAACTGCGTTGCCAATCCTGACAGTGTAATATTCTGGTCGACCATGTCGTGCGGAAGGAGTACATACTTCCACGGCTTGCCGCCGTTGCTGAGGGCGTGCGTCGTGGCGCGGGTGCACCAGGTGACAGCAGCCTCTTTCTTGGCAAGCACATCCGGCGAGGTCATCTCGTTCTTAGCTTTGGGCTCGAGCATGTAAATGCAGTCCGATGTCTCGGCTACAAAGTCCGGCTGGTAGTCGTGCTGCGAGATCCCTTGCTTATAGGAAATCTGGAATTGTCCTGAGGCCGGTCGGAACCACTTCTGGGAATCTCGGTCTAGGATAATGGCCAGCCGTCGTTCGGTGTCGGAGTCAAACTTCTGGACGGAATAGAGGCCGCGCTGGAATCCGCCAAAGAGCATCTGCGAAATCCGGCTCCGATCCTCGACGGTCTGACGAAAGTCCTGGACGGGTTCACCATTTCTCGCTGTATAGGCACTAGGCTTCAAGTCCGTGAACCCTTTACTCACCACCACATCGTAACCCGTAGCCTTCTCCCAATGATGTTCCTGCATTTGAGCATGGACGAAAGCGGCGAGCTGTTTCTGATGGTAAATGAGGACATTCCTGGCATCCTCTTCGGAAAGATATGAGCGGAGGTGTGAGGCCAATTGCCCGGCTAGGTTATACAGCAAATCAGAGTGCTCGTCGTAGCTGATGTCATCAAAATCAACGAGGCCTCGGACCAGATAATCTTCAAGCCGCTGCTCCGGTTGCATCCGTCCACCAAAGCTCAAGGTTTCCTGCTCATGGGTCCGAAGGTGCTGGATCAGCAGATCCCGTTCGACAGGCTGGTAGTGGATAATTGAACAGTCCAGGGTAAAGGCATGAAAGCCGGTGGTCGTCTCACCCCGCGGCACGACAAGAATCCGTGGAATATCGATCGATTGCCGCACGACTAGTTGCGCCGTTTTAGCGACAACCTCCGCAATGCTCGGGACTGTAGCCATGCCCGGCAGGGCCTGCTGACTTGGCGTCACGGATTGTTTCACCTCTTCTACAATCTGTGCCTGAATCTCTGGCTTCAAGAGGTCATTCGAAGACGGCAGGTTCTCGTATTTCTGTATGACCTTGTATGCCGCCTGCGCGATTCCTCGCTCGATCTCTCCTGAAAAGATAGGAGTGGCTTGCGGTGGCCCACCAGCAGGGCCAGTGAGGGAGGCCCCGTGCAACTGTTCTTCAATCTTTGATTGCGCGACCACGGTTCGTGTCTTTTGTAGATCAGTTGCCGGGTCGAGAATCACCTGCGTCAGGTGGATCATGGAGTCGGGCTTGTTGGCTTCATCAACGATTTCTTGGAACCGGTCATGGGCCACGATGTTCAGGCGGTCCACGGTACTGACCCCAGTCCGCTTGCCGTAGGGAAGCCTGAGACCGCGTCCAATAGACTGCTCGATAAGGGTTCTCGCGTTAGCAGCTCGCAGCGGGACAATCGTGTAGAGGTTTGTGACGTCCCAGCCTTCCTTCAACATGTTCACGTGAATCACGATCTCGGTCGGCTCATCCGGGCTTTCGACGGCAAGGAGGCGCTGAACCATCTCGTCCTCTTCTGCGCCGGTCTTGCTGGAGTCCACCTGGATAACTTTGTCTTTGTATCGGCCTTCAAAAAACTGGGGGGACTGAATCAGCTGCATCAGTTGGCCCGCATGCGTCGTCTCGCGGGCAATAATGAGCATAAAGGGCTTCACTACACGCTGCCCCGTCTGCCTTGCGTAGGTTTCCAGCTCCACCTTGGTGTTCTCGTGAAGCCGTACGCCATCTTCCAACTTGATCTGCTCCAATTGAGCGGCATTGAACTGACTCGGGTTGAAATTCTTCTGGGTGACCACCGCCGGCTCTTTGACAAACCCATCGGCCATCGCTTTGGCCAATGAGTAGTCATAGATCACGTTCTTAAATGGCACCGGGCCTTTGGGGGACTCCACAAACGGAGTAGCCGTGAGCTCTAACCCAAGGACTGGTTTGAGTTCGTTAATGGCCCGCACACCCGCCGACGCCCGATAGCGGTGGGATTCGTCCATGAGCAACACAAGATCGTCGAGACCCGCTAAATACTCGAAATAGCTCTGGCCGATGTATTCAGACAAGCGCTTGATCCGTGGCGCTTTCCCGCCTCGGACTTCCGAATTAATCTTCGAGATATTGAAAATGTTGATGTGAACCTCTTGCCCAAAACCTGGCAAGGGTGTGTGACGAGCCGCCACACCGGACTCGTAGTTGTCTCCCGTAATGATCGTTGGCGGCTCGGTCGCGAACTCGGCAATCCCGCCAAAGACATACTTCGATGTATTCGGAGTAAAGTCGGTAATCAGCTTGTTGTAGATGGTCAGGTTCGGCGCTAAGACAAAAAAGTGATTGATGCCATGGGCAAGATGCAGATAGCTGATGAAGGCTCCCATGAGCCTTGTCTTGCCAACGCCAGTAGCCAACGCAAAACAGAGAGAGGGAAAATCCCGTTCGAAGTCAGTGACATTCGGGAATTCGCTCTTGATTGCTGCCAGCGAGGCCGCGACGTCTGCTCCCTTCTTAGGAGGGGCGATCTCCGTGATGCGATCGAGAATCTCCAGCGAGTGCCGTTGCGGATGGCGCAGACTTAATCGTCCAGCGATCGCGTTGACATGTCGATTCATGATTTCGCCTCTTCGCCAAGCAGTTCCATTTGGCCAGACGGAATCGGGGCTTTGGGCAAGTTCTCGATCTTCAGACTGTAATCGTCATGGCCCCATTCGCAGCGAGAGAGCACGGTCTTGGGAATCTTTTTGACCGTGAGATTGGGATACTTATCGGGCTTACCTCGAAAAGCAGGGCACAGCACTAGGAGCGACCGCTCTTCGCCAACCTCATCGCTCAATGCCTGCAACTGATCGTGACTCAGGTTCTGAGTCGTGACATAGATGAAGTCTCGTTCAGTCGAATGGCCCTGCTGCCAATAGACGGAATCGCTCGGCTCATAGGTAAAGCCTTCCAACTTGCAGACGGCCTGAGCCAGCATCGCCGGATTATAGGCTTTATTGACAACCCAGTTACCCCACTTATCTTTCTCCAGGAGGGACGGCGCAAGGTGGTAGTAGCGGAATCCACCTCCACCTTTCCAACCCACGGCTTTTGTAATACCGCTAGTATCTGTGCCGTCAATAACACTTCGCATCCGAGGTAGTATATGTGTGTCGCAGTGTTCACGCAGTTCTATCATGATCCAGCGCCTACCTAACTTATGGGCGACAGCTCCAGTTGTTCCCGATCCTCCAAAGGAATCTAGAACCCAGTCACCAGGACGCGTCGTTAAATCAAGTATTCGCTTGAGGAGCGACTCAGGCTTCTTACCCTTTGGGAAAGCTACTCCACCCTCATTGTGGAGATTATTAGAAAGCAGGTCATCCCAAAGTGTCGTCAACGGTTCTCCAGCTACGAGTTTGCCATCGATGCTTTTGAGCTTGTCGCGGTAAAACAGGATTCGTTCACCTCCGACAAAATACATATCAGAGTGCTCCTCACGGGGAAGTTTAAATATATTCTCAGGATTCGCTGAAGATTCGTCGATCAGCTCTCTTGCGGCACTACTAACAGCATCATAGTCTGGCTGGGCAAAACGGATAACATTGTTTGCAAACTCGACGACAA from Nitrospira sp. ND1 includes the following:
- a CDS encoding ATP-binding protein; this translates as MTTRPPLDELFERRLTYPDVDAMDRLARLVGLDDQKSRLTKILGLLVNPRGLETWAKKHHHGATDLLNTVLRRPPLVVLAGDVGSGKSELAETIGDAVARQEKIEITLFPLSLSTRGQGRVGEMTQLLSAAFDYTVEEATKLKGTSNRSRGAILLLVDEADAIAQSREAAQMHHEDRAGVNAFIRGIDRIGNGRLPAAVIMCTNRLGSLDPAVKRRAADILAFDRPNELQRHAVLDRPLKQLGFSQTSITAIVTATGVVKGRDHGFTFSDLTQRLLPAIVLDAYPDQAVVPQRALAIAESIMPTPPFQEKVIE
- a CDS encoding SAVED domain-containing protein, with product MEHPTQILFILNVDGDVSESELLPLLTPNRYELLPFRLSDFGAAAVLREGGKRLPVDWNGHADAIERMISVARDKNRELGRPTEFYATGLAPLPLFAHLGCELSAWAAPLVLLNRRKAEQWDVLPLVGSEVEKSGQFFDVMEGLSTGGPAVGTGHVALFVSTIGQPAPQDAIRTALREDGKGLAGVVEIRTSSLRYLDSTNSANASEQLTMFLSQIAGAYPHAAGVAVFIAGPAPLAHIVGRAINPNQFAEILFAYYEAPRYEIVLRRPRPGRRIRPISMEQSDKLVRTSVLEEMKKGIEDIRATVQAEDLPEFMGSEGKSQFLNNLRRVALPSCPEGESFELHVLQGRMILGHGLLEALRDCSLESVRRIAALFFLHEVYHFDQNLQSTNYLNIGRAGVVLEELDFWADAVAVYVLTRRDIRLSQPDDRDAASRCLSANVEGVLNGIEAFDRFEHGNRIDRLAERRLRRYLIWHLELARARTRPETGGEIERMLTERLIVELAPLAGPVDVRSEKIVSRPFPTTELYVVLGKRLFRFPPNAYVDPGVVIESVRSFARETLASTMDHVVGQHGQDFAPWVLKTR
- a CDS encoding nucleotidyltransferase, with translation MAAEEFLSNLARKWEPTELQKQEVAASQRHLRELLHESRLPVLDSYLSGSYSRDTALRPIDDVDIVFIVEPSHWSQWPSLWRPEPYEVLDSFARAIRHRYTLSSVYGQRRSVNLRLSDLDIDVVPALSANEHSSAIYVPDRQARTWILSNPKEHARQATQVNRSRDGQLKPLVKLLKLWNRQLPSTAQVKSFLLETMALRIFRRYGIPSLEEGLVRFWDHMAYAAGEDTVLQWESVGIGLSGWSTSVPDVAETGGDVAGGLDSECRQKFVQRAISSRDKALASLRARNNSYAVDHWKRAFHLL
- a CDS encoding PD-(D/E)XK nuclease family protein; translation: MKAEEVALLERFVLDNPDLERLEAILDEFNPFVAMRWTRQETRHSCFLRWLLDPSETHGLGPYFLRQFVKYIASISNQPASLSVVDLDSWSYMTTQVLTEWNNIDLLIRDDTHKLIVLIENKVDSSEHSDQLNRYRSLIEKQFPQHHKFLVYLTVDSEIASDGAFIALGYPDLIRLVSDTIKRRQDQMHPSVSAFMESYVEMLRRHIVEASEIQTLCEKIYKTHRRALEILFEYQPDRASELKDYLIGLIGNVAHLQADYSSKSYIRFMPKSLDFLPLHGEGWTLSKRMILIEIDQSGGGIKLKLLLGPGRQETRKRIYAFISKQPTVFNRAGTKYYPRWWSFHSENWVTKKEYDENDIEDLKQRISARFGEFITGELRQMVKVIEGLRGESWD
- a CDS encoding DEAD/DEAH box helicase, whose protein sequence is MNRHVNAIAGRLSLRHPQRHSLEILDRITEIAPPKKGADVAASLAAIKSEFPNVTDFERDFPSLCFALATGVGKTRLMGAFISYLHLAHGINHFFVLAPNLTIYNKLITDFTPNTSKYVFGGIAEFATEPPTIITGDNYESGVAARHTPLPGFGQEVHINIFNISKINSEVRGGKAPRIKRLSEYIGQSYFEYLAGLDDLVLLMDESHRYRASAGVRAINELKPVLGLELTATPFVESPKGPVPFKNVIYDYSLAKAMADGFVKEPAVVTQKNFNPSQFNAAQLEQIKLEDGVRLHENTKVELETYARQTGQRVVKPFMLIIARETTHAGQLMQLIQSPQFFEGRYKDKVIQVDSSKTGAEEDEMVQRLLAVESPDEPTEIVIHVNMLKEGWDVTNLYTIVPLRAANARTLIEQSIGRGLRLPYGKRTGVSTVDRLNIVAHDRFQEIVDEANKPDSMIHLTQVILDPATDLQKTRTVVAQSKIEEQLHGASLTGPAGGPPQATPIFSGEIERGIAQAAYKVIQKYENLPSSNDLLKPEIQAQIVEEVKQSVTPSQQALPGMATVPSIAEVVAKTAQLVVRQSIDIPRILVVPRGETTTGFHAFTLDCSIIHYQPVERDLLIQHLRTHEQETLSFGGRMQPEQRLEDYLVRGLVDFDDISYDEHSDLLYNLAGQLASHLRSYLSEEDARNVLIYHQKQLAAFVHAQMQEHHWEKATGYDVVVSKGFTDLKPSAYTARNGEPVQDFRQTVEDRSRISQMLFGGFQRGLYSVQKFDSDTERRLAIILDRDSQKWFRPASGQFQISYKQGISQHDYQPDFVAETSDCIYMLEPKAKNEMTSPDVLAKKEAAVTWCTRATTHALSNGGKPWKYVLLPHDMVDQNITLSGLATQFAVS
- a CDS encoding site-specific DNA-methyltransferase codes for the protein MTIRKHKLELTWIGKENRPKLEPRILLEDREKSYHASHRVTEHDLFDSRLIFGDNLLALKALEQEFTGKIKCIYIDPPFNTGQAMEHYDDGLEHSIWLSLIRDRIELLYRLLTDDGTIVVHIDDNELGYLLVLMDEVFQRSNRISVITFKQGAPTGHKAINPGCVSTTNFLIVYSKQKALWRPNRVFVGRERDKRYNQFLLNPDEAFERWKFVTLTRGFAQSRGITEKEARSSLKARPDLLEEFVVEFANNVIRFAQPDYDAVSSAARELIDESSANPENIFKLPREEHSDMYFVGGERILFYRDKLKSIDGKLVAGEPLTTLWDDLLSNNLHNEGGVAFPKGKKPESLLKRILDLTTRPGDWVLDSFGGSGTTGAVAHKLGRRWIMIELREHCDTHILPRMRSVIDGTDTSGITKAVGWKGGGGFRYYHLAPSLLEKDKWGNWVVNKAYNPAMLAQAVCKLEGFTYEPSDSVYWQQGHSTERDFIYVTTQNLSHDQLQALSDEVGEERSLLVLCPAFRGKPDKYPNLTVKKIPKTVLSRCEWGHDDYSLKIENLPKAPIPSGQMELLGEEAKS